A region of Denticeps clupeoides chromosome 19, fDenClu1.1, whole genome shotgun sequence DNA encodes the following proteins:
- the camsap2a gene encoding calmodulin-regulated spectrin-associated protein 2a isoform X3, with amino-acid sequence MGDLAEAKEIKKTLIVPAVEPFEHYDFNRAKICSSLTWLLARAFGTDSVPDDLTEPFYTDQYEQEHLKPPIANLLLSAELYCRAGNLVLERDAAKPLLGHDAVIQALAQKAYVTDQERLVTERDLRKRPIQMSAHLALIDALMTAYTVETVSVEKVVASVKQYCTVYPDGDVPCDTEDAITSWINKVNEYLKDIITQEQRRREKQSAEPSEGPKARYRKEQALPKMEPWIPPVDNLLKDCTDGCALAALLHFYCPDIVRLEDIWLKETMSLADSLSNLQVVQDFCRENLNRCCHFTLEDMLYAPSSIKNNYLVFMAELFWWFEVVKPSFVQPRVLDVDDLAPSLRKLPSVPISNATKRSFMEKPPSPERPSLPLRPQPQAKKSGEIKRSTSMSFVDGYLGTWPKEKRSCAQGVSFDIPFDKEGPCQAPTAPSRGMTRSASTEGLGFKVHHANRGMKRNLSFQPVNGQTVSIEEEGCPDSLAGAGPDRGPRGSHPRIPLGASNGLSSECHSNTTTAPSIEEALDIIHNSQKKQQNVQVEGTTQGFFLHLQNRSGLESKPLVEEAEVDSWSFKGGASTDTTEVDTGIQVRTEDIQETLDEDSSLKDYTVSMDLDTDQDYEARACRSQDTVSPSLSNVSGKSPGSGSTPSSYTPGVKMTSFAEQKFRKISSGSTGASTKTTADGTEFSAPHSVSWATTPEETSAPKDPAQAIAAEMVQLRMRLEEKRKAIEAQKKKVEAAFTRHRQKMGRSAFLTVVKRKDGAPSPVQEETPGHALQAGQTLGVEQGQGQHVKSPGGDEGTAEVDLAEYTHSIEKLNASLNFLQTEMQRLAQQQDVIMQMREQQQTWVVSPPQQKPLRGAGGTARSSGSPSPADSPRSAHRSPTNIKRKSASFHSKTPRAPRPNELKITPFNRVLTAPQSVDSLPRLRRFSPSQSQDSCMVYMGEKRKKPSGKGSASDGELLSPASPTKDTHRIPSATIVTEAGNGPGTEDQDTAGVQRRPGEEITPPVEATVSEVLSQAIMETFIVTPTEAPAEFNIQGNKNLIEVPLSVLKPLDGHVLEDAGDKEGAAEGLDDEQKACCGFFFKDDMKEEKCMAVKRAALLEKRMRRERESQHRKQHLEAELEQKKEEARLKAEEERLKKEEEKARREFIKQEYLRRKQLKLMEDMDTVIKPRATSTKQRKPRPKSIHRDILESPKTPIRAAAGSRPCVFSVSSLSLASLNLGDKDSVQSDKRTPRPDSADGFLSPSRSGSRNGEKDWENGSTTSSVASNTEYTGPKLYKEPSAKSNKHIIQNALAHCCLAGKVNEGQKNKILEEMEKSEANSFLILFRDSGCQFRSLYTYCPESEEIAKLTGIGPKSVSRKMIDGLYKYNSDRKQFSQIPAKTMSASVDAITIHSHLWQTKKPGTPKKALPAKS; translated from the exons ATGGGCGATCTGGCCGAAgcgaaagaaataaaaaagactcTCATTGTCCCGGCGGTCGAGCCTTTCGAGCACTATGATTTTAATAGGGCCAAAATCTGCTCCAGCCTCACGTGGCTGCTGGCCAGAGCCTTTGGGACAG ACAGTGTCCCAGATGACCTGACCGAGCCCTTCTACACAGACCAGTATGAGCAGGAGCACCTGAAGCCGCCCATAGCCAACCTGCTGCTGTCGGCCGAGCTCTACTGCCGGGCGGGGAACCTTGTTCTGGAGAGAGACGCCGCCAAACCTCTGCTGGGCCACGACGCCGTCATCCAGGCCCTGGCGCAGAAGGCGTATGTCACCGACCAGGAGAGGCTGGTCACCGAGAGGGACCTGCGCAAGAGACCCATCCAGATG AGCGCTCACTTGGCGTTGATCGACGCACTGATGACGGCGTACACGGTGGAGACGGTGAGCGTGGAGAAGGTGGTGGCGTCCGTGAAGCAGTACTGCACCGTGTACCCTGACGGTGACGTGCCCTGCGACACGGAGGACGCGATCACCAGCTGGATCAATAAG GTGAACGAATATTTGAAGGACATCATCACGCAGGagcagagaaggagagagaagcaGAGCGCTGAGCCTTCAGAGGGTCCGAAG GCGAGGTACAGGAAGGAGCAGGCTCTGCCCAAAATGGAGCCGTGGATCCCCCCGGTGGACAACCTCCTGAAGGACTGTACGGACGGCTGCGCCCTGGCCGCGCTGCTGCACTTCTACTGCCCCGACATCGTCAGGCTGGAAG ACATCTGGCTGAAGGAGACCATGTCTCTGGCGGACAGCCTGAGCAATCTGCAGGTGGTGCAGGACTTCTGCCGGGAGAACCTGAACCGCTGCTGCCACTTCACACTGGAGGACATGCTGTACGCCCCCTCATCCATCAAG AACAACTACCTTGTGTTTATGGCCGAGCTCTTCTGGTGGTTCGAAGTGGTGAAGCCATCCTTCGTTCAGCCGCGGGTCTTGGACGTTGATG ATTTGGCCCCATCATTGAGGAAGTTGCCCTCTGTGCCGATCTCCAATGCTACTAAGAGAAGCTTCATGGAGAAACCACCCAGTCCAGAGAGGCCCAG TTTGCCTCTCAGGCCACAGCCACAGGCCAAAAAATCAG GTGAGATAAAGCGCTCAACCTCAATGTCGTTTGTGGACGGATACCTTGGTACCTGGCCCAaggagaaaag GTCCTGTGCTCAAGGAGTCTCATTCGACATCCCGTTTGATAAAGAAGGGCCCTGCCAGGCGCCCACTGCACCCAGCCGGGGCATGACCAGGTCTGCCAGCACTGAAGGGTTGGGCTTCAAGGTGCACCACGCCAACCGGGGCATGAAGAGAAACCTGTCCTTCCAGCCCGTCAACGGGCAAACCGTGAGCATTGAGGAGGAGGGCTGCCCCGACAGCCTGGCTGGTGCTGGACCCGACAGGGGGCCGAGGGGCTCCCATCCCAGGATTCCACTGGGCGCGTCTAATGGGCTGTCGTCCGAATGCCATAGCaacaccaccactgccccgagcaTTGAAGAGGCTCTAGATATCATCCACAACTCTcagaaaaagcagcagaatgtCCAGGTAGAAGGAACGACACAAGGTTTTTTCCTCCACCTCCAGAACAGGAGTGGCCTAGAATCCAAGCCACTGGTAGAGGAGGCCGAAGTGGACTCTTGGTCGTTCAAGGGTGGGGCTAGTACGGACACGACAGAAGTGGATACCGGGATTCAGGTGCGGACGGAGGACATCCAGGAAACACTGGACGAGGACTCCTCTTTGAAGGACTACACTGTAAGTATGGATCTGGACACGGACCAGGACTACGAGGCGAGGGCGTGCAGGAGCCAGGACACAGTTAGTCCCTCCCTCAGCAATGTCAGTGGAAAATCTCCTGGCAGCGGCAGCACGCCCTCGTCCTACACCCCCGGCGTGAAGATGACCAGCTTTGCTGAGCAGAAATTCAGGAAAATCAGCAGCGGGTCCACCGGCGCCTCCACAAAAACTACAGCCGATGGTACGGAATTCAGTGCTCCTCACTCTGTGTCGTGGGCTACTACACCCGAAGAGACCTCTGCACCCAAAGATCCGGCGCAGGCCATCGCAGCAGAGATGGTCCAGCTTCGGATGaggctggaggagaagaggaaagCCATCGAAGCTCAGAAGAAGAAAGTGGAGGCCGCGTTCACCCGACACCGGCAGAAGATGGGCAGGTCGGCTTTCCTTACCGTGGTAAAGCGTAAAGATGGCGCTCCGTCCCCAGTTCAGGAGGAAACCCCAGGCCACGCTCTCCAGGCCGGACAGACCCTAGGCGTGGAGCAGGGCCAGGGCCAGCACGTGAAGTCCCCGGGCGGGGACGAGGGCACCGCCGAGGTCGATTTAGCGGAGTACACGCACTCAATCGAGAAGCTCAACGCCTCGCTCAACTTCCTCCAGACGGAGATGCAGCGTCTGGCCCAGCAGCAGGACGTCATAATGCAGATGCGGGAGCAGCAGCAGACCTGGGTCGTCTCCCCCCCGCAGCAGAAACCGCTCCGGGGTGCCGGCGGAACCGCCCGTTCCTCCGGCTCCCCCTCTCCCGCCGACTCGCCCCGGTCCGCCCACCGCTCGCCAACCAACATCAAAAGGAAGTCGGCCTCCTTCCACTCCAAGACCCCCAGGGCCCCCAGACCCAACGAGCTGAAGATCACCCCCTTCAACCGGGTTCTCACCGCGCCGCAGTCGGTGGACAGCTTGCCCCGCCTGCGCAGGTTCTCCCCCAGCCAGTCCCAGGACAGCTGCATGGTCTACATGGGCGAAAAGCGCAAGAAGCCCTCAGGCAAGGGCAGCGCTTCAGACGGTGAACTGCTGTCCCCTGCCTCTCCCACCAAGGACACCCACCGGATACCAAGTGCAACGATTGTCACAGAAGCCGGAAACGGGCCGGGGACGGAAGACCAGGACACAGCAGGGGTGCAGAGGAGGCCGGGCGAGGAGATTACGCCCCCGGTGGAGGCGACCGTGTCTGAGGTGTTGAGCCAGGCCATCATGGAGACGTTTATAGTCACTCCCACCGAAGCCCCCGCAGAGTTCAACATCCAGGGCAACAAGAACCTGATCGAGGTGCCGCTCTCTGTGCTGAAGCCGTTGGATGGGCACGTCCTGGAGGATGCCGGAGATAAGGAGGGTGCGGCTGAAGGCCTCGACGACGAACAGAAGGCGTGCTGTGGCTTTTTCTTCAAG GATGACATGAAGGAGGAGAAATGCATGGCGGTCAAGAGGGCAGCGCTGCTGGAGAAGAGGATGAGGCGGGAGCGGGAGAGCCAGCACAGGAAGCAGCACCTGGAGGCCGAGCTGGAGCAGAAGAAAGAGGAAGCCAG GCTAAaggcggaggaggagaggctgaagaaggaggaggagaaagcccGTCGGGAGTTCATCAAGCAGGAGTACCTGCGCAGGAAACAGCTCAAGCTCATGGAGGACATGGACACAGTCATCAAGCCCCGGGCGACCAGCACCAAGCAAAGGAAGCCCCGGCCCAAGTCCATTCACCGGGACATCCTAGAGTCCCCAAAAACCCCAATCAGGGCCGCAGCAG GTTCACGaccttgtgtgttttcagtCTCCAGCCTGTCTCTGGCATCACTCAACCTGGGGGACAAGGACAGTGTGCAGTCTGACAAACGAACACCCAG GCCCGACTCTGCCGATGGTTTCCTGTCTCCATCGCGTTCAGGAAGCCGCAACGGCGAGAAAGACTGGGAGAATGGGTCCACCACCTCCTCCGTAGCCTCCAACACAGAGTACACTG GTCCAAAACTGTACAAAGAACCCAGTGCCAAGTCCAATAAGCATATCATTCAGAATGCCCTGGCCCACTGCTGTCTGGCAGGCAAGGTCAATGAGGGTCAGAAGAACAAGATTCTGGAG GAAATGGAGAAGTCTGAGGCCAACAGTTTCCTGATCCTGTTCCGAGACTCCGGCTGCCAGTTCCGCTCGCTCTATACCTACTGCCCGGAGTCGGAGGAGATCGCGAAGCTGACCGGGATCGGGCCGAAGAGCGTCAGCCGGAAAATGATTGACGGGCTGTACAAATACAACTCCGACCGGAAGCAGTTCAGCCAAATCCCGGCAAAGACCATGTCAGCCAGCGTCGACGCCATCACCATCCACAGCCACCTGTGGCAAACCAAGAAGCCAGGAACACCCAAAAAGGCGTTGCCCGCCAAATCGTAG
- the camsap2a gene encoding calmodulin-regulated spectrin-associated protein 2a isoform X1 has product MGDLAEAKEIKKTLIVPAVEPFEHYDFNRAKICSSLTWLLARAFGTDSVPDDLTEPFYTDQYEQEHLKPPIANLLLSAELYCRAGNLVLERDAAKPLLGHDAVIQALAQKAYVTDQERLVTERDLRKRPIQMSAHLALIDALMTAYTVETVSVEKVVASVKQYCTVYPDGDVPCDTEDAITSWINKVNEYLKDIITQEQRRREKQSAEPSEGPKSPTKWYWKLVPARYRKEQALPKMEPWIPPVDNLLKDCTDGCALAALLHFYCPDIVRLEDIWLKETMSLADSLSNLQVVQDFCRENLNRCCHFTLEDMLYAPSSIKNNYLVFMAELFWWFEVVKPSFVQPRVLDVDDLAPSLRKLPSVPISNATKRSFMEKPPSPERPSLPLRPQPQAKKSGEIKRSTSMSFVDGYLGTWPKEKRSCAQGVSFDIPFDKEGPCQAPTAPSRGMTRSASTEGLGFKVHHANRGMKRNLSFQPVNGQTVSIEEEGCPDSLAGAGPDRGPRGSHPRIPLGASNGLSSECHSNTTTAPSIEEALDIIHNSQKKQQNVQVEGTTQGFFLHLQNRSGLESKPLVEEAEVDSWSFKGGASTDTTEVDTGIQVRTEDIQETLDEDSSLKDYTVSMDLDTDQDYEARACRSQDTVSPSLSNVSGKSPGSGSTPSSYTPGVKMTSFAEQKFRKISSGSTGASTKTTADGTEFSAPHSVSWATTPEETSAPKDPAQAIAAEMVQLRMRLEEKRKAIEAQKKKVEAAFTRHRQKMGRSAFLTVVKRKDGAPSPVQEETPGHALQAGQTLGVEQGQGQHVKSPGGDEGTAEVDLAEYTHSIEKLNASLNFLQTEMQRLAQQQDVIMQMREQQQTWVVSPPQQKPLRGAGGTARSSGSPSPADSPRSAHRSPTNIKRKSASFHSKTPRAPRPNELKITPFNRVLTAPQSVDSLPRLRRFSPSQSQDSCMVYMGEKRKKPSGKGSASDGELLSPASPTKDTHRIPSATIVTEAGNGPGTEDQDTAGVQRRPGEEITPPVEATVSEVLSQAIMETFIVTPTEAPAEFNIQGNKNLIEVPLSVLKPLDGHVLEDAGDKEGAAEGLDDEQKACCGFFFKDDMKEEKCMAVKRAALLEKRMRRERESQHRKQHLEAELEQKKEEARLKAEEERLKKEEEKARREFIKQEYLRRKQLKLMEDMDTVIKPRATSTKQRKPRPKSIHRDILESPKTPIRAAAGSRPCVFSVSSLSLASLNLGDKDSVQSDKRTPRPDSADGFLSPSRSGSRNGEKDWENGSTTSSVASNTEYTGPKLYKEPSAKSNKHIIQNALAHCCLAGKVNEGQKNKILEEMEKSEANSFLILFRDSGCQFRSLYTYCPESEEIAKLTGIGPKSVSRKMIDGLYKYNSDRKQFSQIPAKTMSASVDAITIHSHLWQTKKPGTPKKALPAKS; this is encoded by the exons ATGGGCGATCTGGCCGAAgcgaaagaaataaaaaagactcTCATTGTCCCGGCGGTCGAGCCTTTCGAGCACTATGATTTTAATAGGGCCAAAATCTGCTCCAGCCTCACGTGGCTGCTGGCCAGAGCCTTTGGGACAG ACAGTGTCCCAGATGACCTGACCGAGCCCTTCTACACAGACCAGTATGAGCAGGAGCACCTGAAGCCGCCCATAGCCAACCTGCTGCTGTCGGCCGAGCTCTACTGCCGGGCGGGGAACCTTGTTCTGGAGAGAGACGCCGCCAAACCTCTGCTGGGCCACGACGCCGTCATCCAGGCCCTGGCGCAGAAGGCGTATGTCACCGACCAGGAGAGGCTGGTCACCGAGAGGGACCTGCGCAAGAGACCCATCCAGATG AGCGCTCACTTGGCGTTGATCGACGCACTGATGACGGCGTACACGGTGGAGACGGTGAGCGTGGAGAAGGTGGTGGCGTCCGTGAAGCAGTACTGCACCGTGTACCCTGACGGTGACGTGCCCTGCGACACGGAGGACGCGATCACCAGCTGGATCAATAAG GTGAACGAATATTTGAAGGACATCATCACGCAGGagcagagaaggagagagaagcaGAGCGCTGAGCCTTCAGAGGGTCCGAAG TCTCCAACCAAATGGTATTGGAAACTGGTTCCT GCGAGGTACAGGAAGGAGCAGGCTCTGCCCAAAATGGAGCCGTGGATCCCCCCGGTGGACAACCTCCTGAAGGACTGTACGGACGGCTGCGCCCTGGCCGCGCTGCTGCACTTCTACTGCCCCGACATCGTCAGGCTGGAAG ACATCTGGCTGAAGGAGACCATGTCTCTGGCGGACAGCCTGAGCAATCTGCAGGTGGTGCAGGACTTCTGCCGGGAGAACCTGAACCGCTGCTGCCACTTCACACTGGAGGACATGCTGTACGCCCCCTCATCCATCAAG AACAACTACCTTGTGTTTATGGCCGAGCTCTTCTGGTGGTTCGAAGTGGTGAAGCCATCCTTCGTTCAGCCGCGGGTCTTGGACGTTGATG ATTTGGCCCCATCATTGAGGAAGTTGCCCTCTGTGCCGATCTCCAATGCTACTAAGAGAAGCTTCATGGAGAAACCACCCAGTCCAGAGAGGCCCAG TTTGCCTCTCAGGCCACAGCCACAGGCCAAAAAATCAG GTGAGATAAAGCGCTCAACCTCAATGTCGTTTGTGGACGGATACCTTGGTACCTGGCCCAaggagaaaag GTCCTGTGCTCAAGGAGTCTCATTCGACATCCCGTTTGATAAAGAAGGGCCCTGCCAGGCGCCCACTGCACCCAGCCGGGGCATGACCAGGTCTGCCAGCACTGAAGGGTTGGGCTTCAAGGTGCACCACGCCAACCGGGGCATGAAGAGAAACCTGTCCTTCCAGCCCGTCAACGGGCAAACCGTGAGCATTGAGGAGGAGGGCTGCCCCGACAGCCTGGCTGGTGCTGGACCCGACAGGGGGCCGAGGGGCTCCCATCCCAGGATTCCACTGGGCGCGTCTAATGGGCTGTCGTCCGAATGCCATAGCaacaccaccactgccccgagcaTTGAAGAGGCTCTAGATATCATCCACAACTCTcagaaaaagcagcagaatgtCCAGGTAGAAGGAACGACACAAGGTTTTTTCCTCCACCTCCAGAACAGGAGTGGCCTAGAATCCAAGCCACTGGTAGAGGAGGCCGAAGTGGACTCTTGGTCGTTCAAGGGTGGGGCTAGTACGGACACGACAGAAGTGGATACCGGGATTCAGGTGCGGACGGAGGACATCCAGGAAACACTGGACGAGGACTCCTCTTTGAAGGACTACACTGTAAGTATGGATCTGGACACGGACCAGGACTACGAGGCGAGGGCGTGCAGGAGCCAGGACACAGTTAGTCCCTCCCTCAGCAATGTCAGTGGAAAATCTCCTGGCAGCGGCAGCACGCCCTCGTCCTACACCCCCGGCGTGAAGATGACCAGCTTTGCTGAGCAGAAATTCAGGAAAATCAGCAGCGGGTCCACCGGCGCCTCCACAAAAACTACAGCCGATGGTACGGAATTCAGTGCTCCTCACTCTGTGTCGTGGGCTACTACACCCGAAGAGACCTCTGCACCCAAAGATCCGGCGCAGGCCATCGCAGCAGAGATGGTCCAGCTTCGGATGaggctggaggagaagaggaaagCCATCGAAGCTCAGAAGAAGAAAGTGGAGGCCGCGTTCACCCGACACCGGCAGAAGATGGGCAGGTCGGCTTTCCTTACCGTGGTAAAGCGTAAAGATGGCGCTCCGTCCCCAGTTCAGGAGGAAACCCCAGGCCACGCTCTCCAGGCCGGACAGACCCTAGGCGTGGAGCAGGGCCAGGGCCAGCACGTGAAGTCCCCGGGCGGGGACGAGGGCACCGCCGAGGTCGATTTAGCGGAGTACACGCACTCAATCGAGAAGCTCAACGCCTCGCTCAACTTCCTCCAGACGGAGATGCAGCGTCTGGCCCAGCAGCAGGACGTCATAATGCAGATGCGGGAGCAGCAGCAGACCTGGGTCGTCTCCCCCCCGCAGCAGAAACCGCTCCGGGGTGCCGGCGGAACCGCCCGTTCCTCCGGCTCCCCCTCTCCCGCCGACTCGCCCCGGTCCGCCCACCGCTCGCCAACCAACATCAAAAGGAAGTCGGCCTCCTTCCACTCCAAGACCCCCAGGGCCCCCAGACCCAACGAGCTGAAGATCACCCCCTTCAACCGGGTTCTCACCGCGCCGCAGTCGGTGGACAGCTTGCCCCGCCTGCGCAGGTTCTCCCCCAGCCAGTCCCAGGACAGCTGCATGGTCTACATGGGCGAAAAGCGCAAGAAGCCCTCAGGCAAGGGCAGCGCTTCAGACGGTGAACTGCTGTCCCCTGCCTCTCCCACCAAGGACACCCACCGGATACCAAGTGCAACGATTGTCACAGAAGCCGGAAACGGGCCGGGGACGGAAGACCAGGACACAGCAGGGGTGCAGAGGAGGCCGGGCGAGGAGATTACGCCCCCGGTGGAGGCGACCGTGTCTGAGGTGTTGAGCCAGGCCATCATGGAGACGTTTATAGTCACTCCCACCGAAGCCCCCGCAGAGTTCAACATCCAGGGCAACAAGAACCTGATCGAGGTGCCGCTCTCTGTGCTGAAGCCGTTGGATGGGCACGTCCTGGAGGATGCCGGAGATAAGGAGGGTGCGGCTGAAGGCCTCGACGACGAACAGAAGGCGTGCTGTGGCTTTTTCTTCAAG GATGACATGAAGGAGGAGAAATGCATGGCGGTCAAGAGGGCAGCGCTGCTGGAGAAGAGGATGAGGCGGGAGCGGGAGAGCCAGCACAGGAAGCAGCACCTGGAGGCCGAGCTGGAGCAGAAGAAAGAGGAAGCCAG GCTAAaggcggaggaggagaggctgaagaaggaggaggagaaagcccGTCGGGAGTTCATCAAGCAGGAGTACCTGCGCAGGAAACAGCTCAAGCTCATGGAGGACATGGACACAGTCATCAAGCCCCGGGCGACCAGCACCAAGCAAAGGAAGCCCCGGCCCAAGTCCATTCACCGGGACATCCTAGAGTCCCCAAAAACCCCAATCAGGGCCGCAGCAG GTTCACGaccttgtgtgttttcagtCTCCAGCCTGTCTCTGGCATCACTCAACCTGGGGGACAAGGACAGTGTGCAGTCTGACAAACGAACACCCAG GCCCGACTCTGCCGATGGTTTCCTGTCTCCATCGCGTTCAGGAAGCCGCAACGGCGAGAAAGACTGGGAGAATGGGTCCACCACCTCCTCCGTAGCCTCCAACACAGAGTACACTG GTCCAAAACTGTACAAAGAACCCAGTGCCAAGTCCAATAAGCATATCATTCAGAATGCCCTGGCCCACTGCTGTCTGGCAGGCAAGGTCAATGAGGGTCAGAAGAACAAGATTCTGGAG GAAATGGAGAAGTCTGAGGCCAACAGTTTCCTGATCCTGTTCCGAGACTCCGGCTGCCAGTTCCGCTCGCTCTATACCTACTGCCCGGAGTCGGAGGAGATCGCGAAGCTGACCGGGATCGGGCCGAAGAGCGTCAGCCGGAAAATGATTGACGGGCTGTACAAATACAACTCCGACCGGAAGCAGTTCAGCCAAATCCCGGCAAAGACCATGTCAGCCAGCGTCGACGCCATCACCATCCACAGCCACCTGTGGCAAACCAAGAAGCCAGGAACACCCAAAAAGGCGTTGCCCGCCAAATCGTAG